The following are encoded in a window of Vigna unguiculata cultivar IT97K-499-35 chromosome 8, ASM411807v1, whole genome shotgun sequence genomic DNA:
- the LOC114193097 gene encoding pumilio homolog 1-like isoform X2, whose amino-acid sequence MVSDSYGKMMSDVAIRSMLKNGEYTGGEDLGVLRERELARLRSGSAPPTVEGSLTAVGGLFEGSPAAPGYGGRRGFGSEEELRADPNYANYYYSNVNLNPRLPPPLASKEDWRFVQRLRGGSKVGGVGDRRMTSDDGGIEGGDNNPLFSVHPGGFGVKEEGGLKHRKGGPEWSGDDGLIGLPALGLGSRQKSIAELFQDEINNASSGSKHPHNLPSSNLFDDIAEKSETRVAYVHQELNALRSGGNKLGISAAQNFVGSGPQTYASALGASLSRSSTPDSQLLPRAASPCLPPIGDGRSSSADKKSSNSQNLLNAVSSNLNESADLASALAGMNLSTKDIIDDEKHSQSSRHNEDYTHSFKQQPDSLAFQRHSATQSHLKVNKVSSFGLDLNKSSGYADEQLEPHKAGGISVNTHLKGHSTPTYTSRGSSPAHYQNVEDISYPNYGMNGYNVNPPSPSMMTGQLGSGNLPPFFENAAVAASALGLNAMDSRALGRGATLGPLLAATELQNSSRLGSHAASGTQQLPLMDPLYLQYLRSGDVASAAQIAALKESVINRECTDLLGLQKAYVESLIAPQNSHFNVPYLGKSATLSPNSFGNPSYGLATSYPGSPLAGSLFPNSLYGPGSPMNQSERNMRLSGMRNVAGGFMGAWHSDTVGSLEENFASSLLDEFKSNKTKCFELSEIAGHVVEFSADQYGSRFIQQKLETASMEEKNMVFHEIMPQALSLMTDVFGNYVIQKFFEHGTAAQIRELADQLTGHVLTLSLQMYGCRVIQKAIEVVDMDQQTKMVTELDGHIMRCVRDQNGNHVIQKCIECVPEDAIHFIVSTFYDQVVTLSTHPYGCRVIQRVLEYCHDTKTQQIMMDEILQSVCMLAQDQYGNYVVQHVLEHGKPYERSAIIKELTGQIVQMSQQKFASNVIEKCLTFGTPAERQVLVNEMLGSTYENEPLQIMMKDQFANYVVQKVLETCDDQQLELILNRIKVHLNALKKYTYGKHIVARVEKLVAAGERRISILTLNPAQMV is encoded by the exons ATGGTGAGTGACAGTTACGGTAAGATGATGTCTGATGTGGCAATTCGATCGATGTTGAAGAACGGTGAATACACAGGCGGCGAAGATTTAGGGGTTCTGAGAGAGAGGGAACTCGCTCGGTTGCGAAGTGGGTCGGCCCCTCCGACTGTGGAGGGGTCCTTGACGGCGGTGGGAGGGTTGTTTGAGGGGTCTCCGGCTGCGCCAGGTTATGGTGGCAGAAGGGGTTTTGGGAGCGAGGAAGAGCTTCGGGCTGATCCCAATTACGCCAATTATTATTACTCTAATGTGAATCTGAACCCGCGCTTGCCGCCTCCGCTGGCCTCGAAGGAGGACTGGCGGTTCGTGCAGCGGTTGAGGGGTGGTTCTAAGGTGGGCGGTGTTGGGGATAGGAGGATGACCAGTGATGATGGTGGAATTGAAGGAGGTGATAACAACCCTTTGTTTTCTGTGCACCCTGGTGGGTTTGGTGTGAAGGAAGAGGGTGGTTTGAAGCACCGCAAAGGCGGCCCAGAATGGAGTGGTGATGATGGGTTGATCGGGTTGCCGGCATTAGGTCTAGGGAGTAGGCAGAAGAGCATCGCAGAACTGTTTCAG GACGAAATAAATAATGCATCATCTGGATCCAAGCACCCTCATAATCTACCTAGCAGTAATTTATTTGATGACATTGCTGAAAAATCTGAAACCCGTGTTGCTTATGTGCATCAAGAACTGAATGCCCTGCGGTCTGGTGGAAATAAGCTAGGCATATCTGCTGCCCAAAATTTTGTTGGTTCGGGACCTCAAACGTATGCTTCCGCCTTAGGTGCCTCCCTATCAAGGAGTAGCACCCCTGACTCTCAGCTTCTACCAAGAGCTGCTAGTCCTTGTCTTCCACCCATTGGTGATGGCAGATCCAGTTCAGCTGATAAAAAAAGTTCTAACAGTCAAAATTTACTCAATGCTGTCTCATCTAATTTAAATGAGTCTGCAGATCTGGCGTCTGCTTTGGCTGGTATGAATTTATCCACAAAAGATATAATAGATGATGAAAAACATTCCCAGTCATCTAGGCACAATGAAGATTATACTCATAGTTTTAAACAGCAGCCTGATTCCTTGGCTTTTCAACGTCATTCTGCTACCCAATCCCACTTAAAAGTGAATAAAGTCAGCAGTTTTGGATTGGATCTGAATAAATCGTCAGGGTATGCAGATGAACAGCTAGAACCCCATAAGGCTGGTGGAATTTCTGTTAACACGCATTTGAAAGGACATTCTACACCAACTTATACTAGCAGAGGTAGTTCACCTGCTCACTATCAGAATGTTGAAGATATCTCATATCCAAACTATGGCATGAATGGATATAATGTTAATCCTCCATCACCATCCATGATGACAGGCCAGCTTGGGAGTGGGAATTTGCCTCCTTTCTTCGAAAATGCTGCTGTTGCTGCATCTGCACTAGGATTGAATGCTATGGACTCTAGAGCACTGGGAAGAGGTGCAACTTTAGGACCTTTATTGGCTGCAACTGAATTACAAAATTCTAGCAGGCTTGGAAGTCATGCTGCCAGTGGCACTCAACAGTTGCCTTTGATGGACCCTTTGTATCTTCAGTATCTGAGATCGGGGGATGTTGCTTCTGCTGCACAGATTGCTGCGCTTAAGGAATCAGTGATAAATAGGGAATGCACAGATTTACTTGGCCTCCAAAAAGCTTATGTTGAGTCTTTGATTGCTCCCCAAAATTCACATTTCAATGTTCCATACCTTGGTAAATCAGCTACCTTGAGCCCTAATTCTTTTGGAAATCCTTCGTATGGTCTGGCCACATCATATCCAGGGAGCCCACTGGCTGGTTCCCTTTTCCCTAACTCCCTCTATGGACCGGGTAGTCCAATGAACCAAAGTGAACGAAATATGCGTTTGTCTGGGATGAGGAATGTGGCGGGGGGGTTCATGGGAGCTTGGCATTCAGACACAGTTGGTAGCTTAGAAGAGAATTTTGCATCTTCCTTGCTTGATGAATTCAAAAGTAATAAGACCAAATGTTTTGAACTTTCAGAAATTGCTGGGCATGTTGTTGAATTCAG TGCTGATCAGTATGGAAGCCGATTTATACAACAGAAACTTGAGACAGCCTCGATGGAAGAGAAAAACATGGTTTTCCATGAAATCATGCCACAAGCACTTTCTCTAATGACTGATGTCTTCGGTAATTATGTGATTCAGAAG TTTTTTGAACATGGAACAGCAGCACAAATAAGGGAACTGGCCGATCAGCTTACGGGTCATGTGCTGACCCTGAGTCTTCAAATGTATGGCTGTCGGGTTATCCAGAAG GCTATTGAAGTTGTTGATATGGATCAGCAGACTAAAATGGTTACAGAGTTGGATGGTCATATCATGCGTTGTGTACGTGATCAAAATGGAAATCATGTCATCCAGAAATGTATTGAATGTGTACCAGAGGATGCAATCCATTTTATTGTTTCAACGTTTTATGATCAGGTTGTGACATTGTCAACTCATCCTTATGGTTGCCGCGTTATACAG AGAGTCTTGGAGTACTGCCATGATACAAAAACACAACAGATTATGATGGATGAAATTTTGCAATCTGTGTGTATGTTAGCTCAAGACCAATATGGAAATTATGTTGTGCAG CATGTGCTGGAGCATGGCAAACCTTATGAACGTTCAGCTATAATCAAAGAATTAACTGGGCAAATAGTGCAGATGAGCCAGCAGAAGTTTGCCTCTAATGTTATAGAAAAGTGCCTTACCTTTGGAACTCCTGCCGAGCGACAAGTCCTTGTGAATGAGATGCTTGGTTCCACTTATGAAAACGAGCCCCTGCAG ATTATGATGAAGGATCAGTTTGCAAACTACGTTGTACAGAAAGTGCTGGAAACCTGTGATGACCAGCAGCTTGAGCTAATCCTTAATCGAATAAAGGTTCACCTGAATGCCTTGAAGAAATATACCTATGGGAAGCACATTGTTGCCCGTGTAGAGAAATTGGTTGCTGCTGGGG AGAGGAGGATTAGTATTCTGACTCTAAATCCTGCACAGATGGTATAG
- the LOC114193097 gene encoding pumilio homolog 1-like isoform X1, whose product MVSDSYGKMMSDVAIRSMLKNGEYTGGEDLGVLRERELARLRSGSAPPTVEGSLTAVGGLFEGSPAAPGYGGRRGFGSEEELRADPNYANYYYSNVNLNPRLPPPLASKEDWRFVQRLRGGSKVGGVGDRRMTSDDGGIEGGDNNPLFSVHPGGFGVKEEGGLKHRKGGPEWSGDDGLIGLPALGLGSRQKSIAELFQQDEINNASSGSKHPHNLPSSNLFDDIAEKSETRVAYVHQELNALRSGGNKLGISAAQNFVGSGPQTYASALGASLSRSSTPDSQLLPRAASPCLPPIGDGRSSSADKKSSNSQNLLNAVSSNLNESADLASALAGMNLSTKDIIDDEKHSQSSRHNEDYTHSFKQQPDSLAFQRHSATQSHLKVNKVSSFGLDLNKSSGYADEQLEPHKAGGISVNTHLKGHSTPTYTSRGSSPAHYQNVEDISYPNYGMNGYNVNPPSPSMMTGQLGSGNLPPFFENAAVAASALGLNAMDSRALGRGATLGPLLAATELQNSSRLGSHAASGTQQLPLMDPLYLQYLRSGDVASAAQIAALKESVINRECTDLLGLQKAYVESLIAPQNSHFNVPYLGKSATLSPNSFGNPSYGLATSYPGSPLAGSLFPNSLYGPGSPMNQSERNMRLSGMRNVAGGFMGAWHSDTVGSLEENFASSLLDEFKSNKTKCFELSEIAGHVVEFSADQYGSRFIQQKLETASMEEKNMVFHEIMPQALSLMTDVFGNYVIQKFFEHGTAAQIRELADQLTGHVLTLSLQMYGCRVIQKAIEVVDMDQQTKMVTELDGHIMRCVRDQNGNHVIQKCIECVPEDAIHFIVSTFYDQVVTLSTHPYGCRVIQRVLEYCHDTKTQQIMMDEILQSVCMLAQDQYGNYVVQHVLEHGKPYERSAIIKELTGQIVQMSQQKFASNVIEKCLTFGTPAERQVLVNEMLGSTYENEPLQIMMKDQFANYVVQKVLETCDDQQLELILNRIKVHLNALKKYTYGKHIVARVEKLVAAGERRISILTLNPAQMV is encoded by the exons ATGGTGAGTGACAGTTACGGTAAGATGATGTCTGATGTGGCAATTCGATCGATGTTGAAGAACGGTGAATACACAGGCGGCGAAGATTTAGGGGTTCTGAGAGAGAGGGAACTCGCTCGGTTGCGAAGTGGGTCGGCCCCTCCGACTGTGGAGGGGTCCTTGACGGCGGTGGGAGGGTTGTTTGAGGGGTCTCCGGCTGCGCCAGGTTATGGTGGCAGAAGGGGTTTTGGGAGCGAGGAAGAGCTTCGGGCTGATCCCAATTACGCCAATTATTATTACTCTAATGTGAATCTGAACCCGCGCTTGCCGCCTCCGCTGGCCTCGAAGGAGGACTGGCGGTTCGTGCAGCGGTTGAGGGGTGGTTCTAAGGTGGGCGGTGTTGGGGATAGGAGGATGACCAGTGATGATGGTGGAATTGAAGGAGGTGATAACAACCCTTTGTTTTCTGTGCACCCTGGTGGGTTTGGTGTGAAGGAAGAGGGTGGTTTGAAGCACCGCAAAGGCGGCCCAGAATGGAGTGGTGATGATGGGTTGATCGGGTTGCCGGCATTAGGTCTAGGGAGTAGGCAGAAGAGCATCGCAGAACTGTTTCAG CAGGACGAAATAAATAATGCATCATCTGGATCCAAGCACCCTCATAATCTACCTAGCAGTAATTTATTTGATGACATTGCTGAAAAATCTGAAACCCGTGTTGCTTATGTGCATCAAGAACTGAATGCCCTGCGGTCTGGTGGAAATAAGCTAGGCATATCTGCTGCCCAAAATTTTGTTGGTTCGGGACCTCAAACGTATGCTTCCGCCTTAGGTGCCTCCCTATCAAGGAGTAGCACCCCTGACTCTCAGCTTCTACCAAGAGCTGCTAGTCCTTGTCTTCCACCCATTGGTGATGGCAGATCCAGTTCAGCTGATAAAAAAAGTTCTAACAGTCAAAATTTACTCAATGCTGTCTCATCTAATTTAAATGAGTCTGCAGATCTGGCGTCTGCTTTGGCTGGTATGAATTTATCCACAAAAGATATAATAGATGATGAAAAACATTCCCAGTCATCTAGGCACAATGAAGATTATACTCATAGTTTTAAACAGCAGCCTGATTCCTTGGCTTTTCAACGTCATTCTGCTACCCAATCCCACTTAAAAGTGAATAAAGTCAGCAGTTTTGGATTGGATCTGAATAAATCGTCAGGGTATGCAGATGAACAGCTAGAACCCCATAAGGCTGGTGGAATTTCTGTTAACACGCATTTGAAAGGACATTCTACACCAACTTATACTAGCAGAGGTAGTTCACCTGCTCACTATCAGAATGTTGAAGATATCTCATATCCAAACTATGGCATGAATGGATATAATGTTAATCCTCCATCACCATCCATGATGACAGGCCAGCTTGGGAGTGGGAATTTGCCTCCTTTCTTCGAAAATGCTGCTGTTGCTGCATCTGCACTAGGATTGAATGCTATGGACTCTAGAGCACTGGGAAGAGGTGCAACTTTAGGACCTTTATTGGCTGCAACTGAATTACAAAATTCTAGCAGGCTTGGAAGTCATGCTGCCAGTGGCACTCAACAGTTGCCTTTGATGGACCCTTTGTATCTTCAGTATCTGAGATCGGGGGATGTTGCTTCTGCTGCACAGATTGCTGCGCTTAAGGAATCAGTGATAAATAGGGAATGCACAGATTTACTTGGCCTCCAAAAAGCTTATGTTGAGTCTTTGATTGCTCCCCAAAATTCACATTTCAATGTTCCATACCTTGGTAAATCAGCTACCTTGAGCCCTAATTCTTTTGGAAATCCTTCGTATGGTCTGGCCACATCATATCCAGGGAGCCCACTGGCTGGTTCCCTTTTCCCTAACTCCCTCTATGGACCGGGTAGTCCAATGAACCAAAGTGAACGAAATATGCGTTTGTCTGGGATGAGGAATGTGGCGGGGGGGTTCATGGGAGCTTGGCATTCAGACACAGTTGGTAGCTTAGAAGAGAATTTTGCATCTTCCTTGCTTGATGAATTCAAAAGTAATAAGACCAAATGTTTTGAACTTTCAGAAATTGCTGGGCATGTTGTTGAATTCAG TGCTGATCAGTATGGAAGCCGATTTATACAACAGAAACTTGAGACAGCCTCGATGGAAGAGAAAAACATGGTTTTCCATGAAATCATGCCACAAGCACTTTCTCTAATGACTGATGTCTTCGGTAATTATGTGATTCAGAAG TTTTTTGAACATGGAACAGCAGCACAAATAAGGGAACTGGCCGATCAGCTTACGGGTCATGTGCTGACCCTGAGTCTTCAAATGTATGGCTGTCGGGTTATCCAGAAG GCTATTGAAGTTGTTGATATGGATCAGCAGACTAAAATGGTTACAGAGTTGGATGGTCATATCATGCGTTGTGTACGTGATCAAAATGGAAATCATGTCATCCAGAAATGTATTGAATGTGTACCAGAGGATGCAATCCATTTTATTGTTTCAACGTTTTATGATCAGGTTGTGACATTGTCAACTCATCCTTATGGTTGCCGCGTTATACAG AGAGTCTTGGAGTACTGCCATGATACAAAAACACAACAGATTATGATGGATGAAATTTTGCAATCTGTGTGTATGTTAGCTCAAGACCAATATGGAAATTATGTTGTGCAG CATGTGCTGGAGCATGGCAAACCTTATGAACGTTCAGCTATAATCAAAGAATTAACTGGGCAAATAGTGCAGATGAGCCAGCAGAAGTTTGCCTCTAATGTTATAGAAAAGTGCCTTACCTTTGGAACTCCTGCCGAGCGACAAGTCCTTGTGAATGAGATGCTTGGTTCCACTTATGAAAACGAGCCCCTGCAG ATTATGATGAAGGATCAGTTTGCAAACTACGTTGTACAGAAAGTGCTGGAAACCTGTGATGACCAGCAGCTTGAGCTAATCCTTAATCGAATAAAGGTTCACCTGAATGCCTTGAAGAAATATACCTATGGGAAGCACATTGTTGCCCGTGTAGAGAAATTGGTTGCTGCTGGGG AGAGGAGGATTAGTATTCTGACTCTAAATCCTGCACAGATGGTATAG
- the LOC114193098 gene encoding protein RADIALIS-like 3 — MASTSLHTNNTNNTNNHNSSSWTRMQNKQFESALALYDEDTPDRWQNIARIVGDKSVEEVKKHYEILVEDLKHIESGRVPIPSYNSTHHQDRPLKYLNQQ, encoded by the exons ATGGCTTCAACCTCTCTCCACACCAACAACACCAACAACACCAACAACCATAACTCTTCTTCTTGGACACGCATGCAGAACAAGCAATTCGAAAGCGCACTTGCCTTGTACGATGAAGACACCCCAGATCGATGGCAGAACATAGCCAGAATAGTTGGTGATAAATCTGTTGAGGAAGTTAAGAAGCACTATGAAATCCTTGTCGAAGACCTTAAGCATATAGAGTCTGGTCGTGTTCCAATCCCCAGTTACAACTCCACTCATCATCAAGACAG GCCTCTAAAGTATCTTAATCAGCAGTGA
- the LOC114195255 gene encoding thaumatin-like protein, whose amino-acid sequence MTTFMQPFIFLCILISIHLTGGTQLILVNNCKESVWPGILGSPGHPTPKDGGFHLCGGEEVVLDVPEEWSGRIWGRQGCCFDPITGKGSCETGDCGGVLKCGGMGGVPPATLVEMTLGTSESALHFYDVSLVDGFNLPVSMKAVRGGVGCGVAACEANLNVCCPASLVVKRQGRVVGCKSACLAAKSDRYCCTGEFSTPKTCKPTAFSRLFKTLCPQAYSYAYDDSTGLKICKAQRYLITFCPPT is encoded by the exons ATGACTACTTTCATGCAACCCTTCATTTTCCTCTGCATTCTCATCTCTATCCACCTCACag GTGGGACTCAGCTGATATTGGTGAACAACTGCAAAGAGAGTGTGTGGCCGGGAATCCTAGGCAGTCCAGGCCACCCCACTCCCAAAGACGGTGGTTTTCACCTCTGCGGCGGCGAAGAGGTGGTGTTGGATGTTCCTGAGGAATGGTCCGGCAGAATCTGGGGCAGACAAGGCTGTTGTTTTGACCCCATAACCGGCAAAGGCTCATGCGAAACAG GAGATTGTGGAGGCGTTTTGAAGTGTGGGGGAATGGGTGGAGTTCCACCAGCTACACTTGTGGAAATGACACTAGGGACTTCCGAATCAGCACTGCATTTCTACGATGTTAGTTTGGTTGATGGATTTAACCTCCCAGTGTCGATGAAGGCGGTGAGAGGTGGGGTAGGTTGTGGTGTTGCAGCTTGTGAAGCCAACTTGAACGTTTGTTGTCCAGCTTCTTTGGTGGTGAAGCGGCAAGGGAGGGTGGTGGGGTGCAAGAGTGCTTGTTTGGCTGCAAAATCAGACAGGTATTGTTGCACCGGCGAGTTTTCCACCCCAAAAACTTGTAAACCCACTGCATTTTCTCGTCTTTTTAAGACCCTTTGCCCTCAGGCTTATAGCTACGCTTATGATGACTCAACGGGGCTTAAGATTTGCAAAGCGCAGAGGTATCTCATCACCTTCTGCCCCCCAACTTGA
- the LOC114194572 gene encoding ribulose bisphosphate carboxylase/oxygenase activase, chloroplastic-like has translation MAASVSTVGAVNGAPLSLNSSGTVASVPSSAFFGSSLKKVAVSRVPNTNVSSGSFKIVAVKETDEGKQTDKDRWRGLAYDISDDQQDITRGKGMVDPLFQAPMNSGTHYAVMSSYEYLSTGLKQYNLDNNVDGLYIAPAFMDKLVVHITKNFMTLPNIKVPLILGIWGGKGQGKSFQCELVFAKMGINPIMMSAGELESGNAGEPAKLIRQRYREAADIIKKGKMCCLFINDLDAGAGRLGGTTQYTVNNQMVNATLMNIADNPTNVQLPGMYNKEENPRVPIIVTGNDFSTLYAPLIRDGRMEKFYWAPTRDDRIGVCKGIFLTDNVPDDDIVKLVDTFPGQSIDFFGALRARVYDDEVRKWVSNVGVEGIGKKLVNSKEGPPTFEQPKMTLNKLLEYGNMLVQEQENVKRVQLADKYLNEAALGDANEDSIKRGAFYGKAAQQINVPVPEGCTDPNAKNFDPTARSDDGTCLYTL, from the exons ATGGCTGCCTCAGTCTCCACTGTTGGAGCTGTCAACGGAGCTCCA CTGAGCTTGAACAGCTCTGGAACTGTAGCTTCAGTTCCCAGTTCAGCCTTTTTTGGCAGCAGTTTGAAGAAGGTTGCAGTCTCAAGGGTCCCTAACACCAATGTTTCCTCTGGGAGTTTCAAAATTGTTGCTGTAAAAGAGACTGATGAGGGCAAGCAAACAGATAAGGACAGATGGAGAGGTCTTGCCTACGATATTTCTGATGACCAGCAAGACATCACAAGGGGGAAGGGTATGGTTGATCCCCTTTTCCAAGCTCCAATGAATTCTGGAACTCACTATGCAGTCATGAGCTCTTATGAGTACCTCAGCACTGGACTTAAACA GTACAACTTGGATAACAACGTGGACGGTTTGTACATAGCTCCTGCTTTTATGGACAAGCTTGTTGTTCACatcaccaagaatttcatgacCCTGCCAAACATCAAG GTTCCTCTCATTCTTGGTATCTGGGGAGGCAAAGGTCAAGGAAAATCCTTCCAATGCGAGCTTGTGTTTGCCAAGATGGGAATCAA CCCTATCATGATGAGTGCTGGAGAGTTGGAGAGTGGAAATGCAGGAGAGCCAGCAAAGTTGATCAGGCAAAGGTACCGTGAAGCTGCTGATATAATAAAGAAGGGGAAGATGTGCTGTCTCTTCATCAACGATCTTGATGCAGGAGCTGGACGACTTGGTGGAACCACTCAGTACACTGTGAACAACCAGATGGTGAATGCCACCCTCATGAACATTGCTGATAACCCCACAAACGTTCAGCTCCCTGGTATGTACAACAAGGAAGAGAATCCCCGTGTGCCCATCATTGTCACCGGTAACGATTTCTCAACACTGTATGCTCCTCTCATTCGTGATGGTCGTATGGAGAAGTTCTACTGGGCACCTACCAGAGACGACCGAATTGGTGTCTGCAAGGGAATTTTCCTCACTGACAATGTTCCTGACGATGACATTGTCAAGCTTGTCGATACCTTCCCTGGCCAATCCATTG ATTTCTTTGGTGCACTCAGGGCTAGAGTATATGATGATGAAGTGAGGAAATGGGTTTCTAATGTTGGTGTTGAGGGTATTGGGAAGAAGCTTGTGAACTCAAAGGAAGGACCTCCAACCTTTGAGCAGCCCAAGATGACTTTGAATAAGCTCTTGGAGTATGGTAACATGCTTGTCCAAGAACAAGAGAATGTCAAGAGAGTCCAACTGGCAGACAAGTACTTAAACGAAGCTGCCCTTGGTGATGCCAATGAAGATTCCATCAAGAGAGGAGCTTTCTATG GCAAAGCGGCTCAGCAAATAAATGTTCCTGTTCCTGAAGGTTGTACTGATCCAAATGCCAAAAACTTCGACCCAACTGCAAGAAGCGATGATGGAACCTGCTTATACACCCTCTGA
- the LOC114192982 gene encoding LOB domain-containing protein 33-like — MTGFGSTSCGACKFLRRKCTSDCVFAPYFSYDQASTHFAAVHKIYGASNVSKLLSHLPIQNRRDAAITISYEALARMHDPIYGCVAHIYALQQQVVNLQEEIDALGSMVAKSTVSVVNSGTVQMYSENGIPYDTLQHDGRRTQYFENNNVANFLSEDDGSGRVLQSLESQMNIELPNAHVQEEASFGDSNSNPLEQFLSGIDQEVFVNHPWFKHNADIKG; from the exons ATGACAGGGTTTGGTTCAACATCGTGTGGAGCATGCAAGTTCCTAAGGAGAAAATGCACCAGTGATTGTGTATTTGCTCCTTACTTTTCCTACGACCAAGCTTCAACCCATTTTGCAGCAGTGCATAAGATTTATGGAGCCAGTAACGTCTCCAAGCTACTGTCACATCTCCCAATCCAGAATAGAAGAGATGCTGCCATCACCATATCTTACGAAGCCTTGGCTCGCATGCATGATCCTATTTATGGCTGTGTCGCTCATATCTATGCATTGCAGCAACAG GTTGTGAACTTGCAAGAGGAGATAGATGCTCTTGGAAGCATGGTGGCAAAGTCCACAGTTAGTGTTGTGAATTCTGGCACTGTCCAAATGTACTCAGAAAACGGAATTCCTTATGATACTTTGCAGCATGATGGTAGAAGGACAcagtattttgaaaataataatgtgGCAAACTTTCTTTCAGAAGATGATGGAAGTGGCAGAGTCTTGCAAAGTTTGGAGTCACAGATGAATATAGAGCTTCCTAATGCACACGTGCAAGAAGAAGCTTCCTTTGGTGATTCCAACTCCAATCCGTTAGAACAGTTCCTATCTGGAATTGACCAAGAGGTGTTCGTGAATCATCCATGGTTCAAGCATAATGCAGACATAAAGGGCTAG